TTTTTCACACTAATTAACCCCAAATCAAGACATAACCCGCCATTGCGATATTCTGGTAAACCCGTGAGGACATCTAAACCAGTGATAACTAAACCGAGTTCCTGTAAGGGTTCCAATAGCGAGTAAGTCAACCACTGGGATAATTTGTGAAAAGGCACTAAACCATCATCGCTCACATCTGGGTGAAACCAGACATCCCCCAAATTCACCCCAGCCACTTGTAATCTTGAAGGCCAAATATCACTCAGTCCTTCCAGCACCGCACTTAACACAGTTGCAGCAGCTAACTGCCCATTTTCAGACTTACCCACAAGATAATTTACCAGATTTCCTGGTCGCGGATTCTCATCCCCAAATATTTGAGGACAAGCCAGTAAAACCTCACCTAATTTTTGCAATAATTGCCAACGCCCAACCATTCCCACCAAAGGATTTTCAGCACTTACACCAAACCCAGTAGCTAATTCTGACTCAGTTAATGCTTGCAACTTTTGAGCATCGACTTTCGGCAAACCATCACTTCCAAAAGCCCCAGCACAAAACATCTGGAAACTCGCTACAGCCAATCCTTCCGAACGCCCCAACCGCAAACCAGTTTCCTGCTCATGATAACACCAACGATTCCCCGCCCCCGCATCCAACAACACACTCACAATTGCCAAATCAAACTTAGCCGCAGCCCTTTCCCCAGGCGTTAATCCCGCCAACAGAGTATCCAACTTAGCCAAGCGTCCCACACCTTGTCCCTCAAAATGTCGCCACCGACTGTGAAACGGAATTTGCAGATCCGGGTATTCTAAACCCATCACCCCAATCACATAATCCGCCACCAGTCCCAACCGAGACAAATCACAAACAAAATACTCCGACTTCCCACCACATACCAAACCAAACAACTCTCCACACCGTTCCCTAATAGCCACCGGCGAACGAAGATATGCAATCACCTCCCCCTCCTCACTCTGCGCCCTCTGCGCCCTCTGCGCCTCTGCGGTTCGTTTCTTCATACTTCACCTTCTGACAAATTAAAAAAATCTCCAATTTGTAGGGTGCGTCATACCATTTCACCAAAACTCTGATACATATAGATTTCCCGTAAGGGCACGGCAATGCCGTGCCCCTACCAACGTATTTGTATCATACTTAAAGTGAAACGGTATCAGTACCCAACCCAAGTTTTCTCATTTCTGACGCACCCTACGGACTTGACCCTCCGAATTTTAGATTTTGGATTTTGGATTTTAGATTTTTGGGGTACGAGCAAGACTCCATGTGTCTGTAAAAATCCAAAAGACGCTCCTACGTCGCTAACGCAAATCTAAAATCCAAAATTGGTTGACTAGGAGATTAATCTACCAAGTTTCGCCCCTTGACTTGGGACAAACCATCTGTATCTAAAACATCTCCTGTGGTATAATAACCAGCGGCTTTTTTCGCTTCAATTTCTACCCGTGCATCTTGGGGAATCAACTCTTCGGGAATTGGCACCCGTTCGACAATCTCAATCCCCGCCTGAGTAATAGCGTTGTACTTCATATTACTCATCGATACCATCCGGTCAATGCGGGTAATACCCAACCAGTGCAACACATCGGGCATCAATTCTTGCATCCGCATATCTTGCACACCCGCGACACATTCTGTACGGGCAAAATATGCATCAGCGCGATCGCCTCCTTCTTGACGCTTGCGGGCATTGTAAACTAGGAATTTAGTCACTTCACCCAGGGCGCGTCCTTCTTTGCGACAATAGACAATTACACCCACACCCCCCATCTGGGCTGTTTCTACACATACCTCAATCCCATGTACCAAATAGGGGCGACAGGTGCAGATGTCGGAACCAAAGACATCAGAACCGTTGCATTCATCATGAACGCGGACTGCTACAGGTTTATCGGGATCAGCGATCGCCGCTAGATCACCGACAATATACACCGTTACGCCGCCAATAGGTGGTAAAAAGACTTCCAAATCGGATCGCGTTACTAATTCTGGGAACATCCCCCCAGTTTGTTCAAATAAAGCGCGGCGTAACTCAGCTTCGGAAATACCAAAGCGCTTGGCCAGTCCCGGTAAATACCACACCGGCTCAATTGCGGCTTTGGTGACGACTAAATCACCGCCTGGTTTCATAATTTTACCATCAACTTGTAAGCGCCCTTTGGTCACAGCTTCTTGCAGTTCCGGCATATTGATGTGAGCTTGGGTAATGGCGATTGTTGGTCGGATATCATACCCCTTGGCGTAATAAGATGTGAATACCTCACTGGCGATCG
The Gloeotrichia echinulata CP02 DNA segment above includes these coding regions:
- a CDS encoding URC4/urg3 family protein; translated protein: MKKRTAEAQRAQRAQSEEGEVIAYLRSPVAIRERCGELFGLVCGGKSEYFVCDLSRLGLVADYVIGVMGLEYPDLQIPFHSRWRHFEGQGVGRLAKLDTLLAGLTPGERAAAKFDLAIVSVLLDAGAGNRWCYHEQETGLRLGRSEGLAVASFQMFCAGAFGSDGLPKVDAQKLQALTESELATGFGVSAENPLVGMVGRWQLLQKLGEVLLACPQIFGDENPRPGNLVNYLVGKSENGQLAAATVLSAVLEGLSDIWPSRLQVAGVNLGDVWFHPDVSDDGLVPFHKLSQWLTYSLLEPLQELGLVITGLDVLTGLPEYRNGGLCLDLGLISVKNPEILRSPHSVSSAFIVEWRALTVILLDQIAASVRQKLGMSTEELPLVKILQGGTWTAGRKIAAELRTGGIPPIQIESDGTVF
- a CDS encoding GTP cyclohydrolase II, which codes for MPKPKSVSRHIVLTSHPSSCGPKPIPIQWGVSDPMQRGPIIATLTKQGHRNVIGTHSGSYAVYRALAVASGALQSDHRADLTNTSPVAQIGPFPSWADPEKIVSLDPFGAIASEVFTSYYAKGYDIRPTIAITQAHINMPELQEAVTKGRLQVDGKIMKPGGDLVVTKAAIEPVWYLPGLAKRFGISEAELRRALFEQTGGMFPELVTRSDLEVFLPPIGGVTVYIVGDLAAIADPDKPVAVRVHDECNGSDVFGSDICTCRPYLVHGIEVCVETAQMGGVGVIVYCRKEGRALGEVTKFLVYNARKRQEGGDRADAYFARTECVAGVQDMRMQELMPDVLHWLGITRIDRMVSMSNMKYNAITQAGIEIVERVPIPEELIPQDARVEIEAKKAAGYYTTGDVLDTDGLSQVKGRNLVD